The following proteins are encoded in a genomic region of Cellulomonas sp. ES6:
- a CDS encoding heavy metal translocating P-type ATPase produces MVALIVIFTAAVLTAGLGWYFFGPRTSSRAELRDGRQVATIVVKGGYSPDVIEVVRGTPVRLRFDRQETGDCSSRLVLPEFKVNAALAAHRVTEIDFIPTQSGEFGFACGMNMLHGTLRVVDDPTDPESTLVEPDHRTGRSSEPEHDPLVQGAIDTEARERAAEVKDLRNRVLAGTALTTPVLLAVMATTLLGATWVPPVLLDPLVQLLLIAPVMVYTGAPIHRTGWLALRHRAADMNSLITLGTIAAFGFSLIATFTPGLLPAESREVYYEAVGVIITLILLGRLLETRAKAGTGEAIRALIGLQPRTARVERGGTQIDVEIEDVQRGDVVIIRPGEKLPVDGEVLEGASAVDESMVTGEPMPVAKSVGDTVIGATINQTGSLRYVATRVGAETMLAQIIRLVREAQGSKAPIQRLVDKVSSYFVPAVMAAAVWTFVAWYLVGPPPSVVYALVAAVSVLIIACPCALGLATPLSITVGTGKGATNGILIRSAEALETAHKLDTIVLDKTGTITNGAPVLTDVLPTPDFQADELLARVASAEQASEHPLASAIVAAALERGLRLSRPQQFDSVTGQGIIATLDGSQVLVGNERLLSGHGVAAGALLREAGRLAAEGKTAMLVAINRMPAGVIAVADTVKDTSAQAVAALTARGIDVVMMTGDNRVTAGAIARQVGIARVVAEVLPEHKASEVRRLQAEGRVVGMVGDGINDAPALAQADVGSAIGTGTDVAIESSDITLISGSLTGLVTAIDLSRATMRNIRQNLVFAFGYNAIGIPIAAGVLYPAFGLLLSPMLAALAMALSSLSVVANANRLRRFTPRALAVSTTSTPHAEPAVHVTAEHEGHTTMTPSSQAPVVDPVCGMTVDPAEAAATRQWRQQTFSFCSTQCATTFDGEPAAYAS; encoded by the coding sequence ATGGTCGCGTTGATCGTGATTTTCACAGCCGCCGTTCTGACAGCAGGACTGGGGTGGTACTTCTTCGGGCCGCGCACCAGCAGCCGCGCCGAGCTCCGCGACGGAAGACAGGTCGCCACCATCGTCGTCAAGGGCGGCTACTCACCGGACGTCATCGAGGTCGTCCGCGGAACGCCCGTGCGGTTGCGCTTCGACCGCCAGGAGACCGGCGACTGCTCCTCGCGCCTGGTCCTGCCCGAGTTCAAAGTGAACGCCGCCCTCGCGGCGCACCGTGTCACCGAGATCGACTTCATACCGACCCAGTCCGGTGAGTTCGGCTTCGCCTGCGGGATGAACATGCTGCACGGCACGCTGCGGGTGGTCGACGACCCGACGGACCCCGAGAGCACCCTCGTCGAGCCCGACCACCGCACGGGCCGCAGTTCGGAGCCCGAACACGACCCCCTGGTCCAGGGCGCCATCGACACCGAAGCCCGGGAACGCGCCGCGGAGGTCAAGGACTTGCGCAACCGCGTGCTCGCCGGGACGGCATTGACCACCCCCGTCCTGCTCGCGGTCATGGCGACCACGCTCCTCGGGGCTACCTGGGTGCCGCCGGTCTTGCTCGACCCGCTCGTGCAGCTCCTGCTGATCGCGCCGGTCATGGTGTACACCGGGGCGCCGATCCACCGCACCGGATGGCTCGCGTTGCGCCACCGCGCGGCCGACATGAACTCCCTGATCACCCTGGGCACCATCGCGGCGTTCGGGTTCAGCCTGATCGCGACCTTCACCCCGGGTCTGCTACCCGCGGAGTCCCGGGAGGTCTACTACGAGGCGGTGGGCGTGATCATCACGCTCATCCTGCTCGGGCGGCTCCTGGAGACACGCGCGAAGGCGGGCACCGGCGAGGCGATCCGGGCACTGATCGGGCTCCAGCCGCGCACCGCGCGCGTCGAGCGCGGCGGGACGCAGATCGACGTCGAGATCGAAGACGTGCAGCGCGGCGACGTGGTGATCATCCGCCCCGGCGAGAAGCTGCCCGTCGACGGCGAGGTGCTCGAGGGAGCCTCAGCCGTCGACGAGTCCATGGTCACCGGTGAGCCGATGCCCGTGGCCAAGTCGGTGGGCGACACGGTCATCGGCGCGACGATCAACCAGACCGGTTCCCTGCGCTACGTCGCGACCCGGGTCGGGGCCGAGACGATGCTCGCCCAGATCATCCGCCTGGTCCGTGAGGCACAGGGCTCGAAGGCACCCATCCAGCGCCTGGTGGACAAGGTCTCGAGCTACTTCGTGCCCGCGGTCATGGCGGCAGCCGTGTGGACGTTCGTCGCCTGGTACCTCGTGGGGCCACCGCCGTCCGTGGTCTACGCCCTCGTCGCGGCGGTGTCCGTCTTGATCATCGCCTGCCCGTGCGCCCTCGGGCTCGCGACACCACTGTCGATCACGGTCGGCACGGGCAAGGGCGCCACGAACGGCATCCTCATCCGCTCCGCCGAGGCCCTCGAGACCGCGCACAAGCTGGACACGATCGTCCTGGACAAGACCGGCACCATCACCAACGGCGCGCCCGTGCTGACCGACGTCCTGCCCACTCCCGACTTCCAGGCCGACGAGCTCCTGGCACGTGTGGCCTCCGCAGAACAGGCTTCCGAGCACCCCCTGGCGTCCGCGATCGTTGCGGCAGCTCTCGAGCGTGGACTGCGCCTGAGCCGCCCGCAGCAGTTCGACTCCGTCACAGGCCAGGGAATCATCGCCACGCTCGACGGCTCCCAGGTCCTGGTGGGCAACGAGCGTCTGCTCAGCGGCCACGGGGTGGCCGCGGGTGCGCTGCTTCGCGAAGCCGGCCGGCTCGCCGCGGAAGGCAAGACGGCGATGCTCGTCGCGATCAACCGGATGCCCGCCGGGGTCATCGCCGTCGCGGACACGGTCAAGGACACCTCCGCCCAGGCGGTCGCAGCCCTGACCGCCCGCGGCATCGACGTGGTGATGATGACCGGCGACAACCGCGTCACGGCCGGTGCCATCGCCCGCCAGGTCGGCATCGCACGTGTCGTCGCGGAGGTTCTGCCGGAGCACAAGGCCAGCGAGGTGCGACGCCTCCAGGCCGAGGGGCGAGTGGTCGGCATGGTCGGCGACGGGATCAACGACGCGCCCGCGCTCGCCCAGGCCGACGTCGGATCCGCGATCGGCACCGGCACCGACGTGGCGATCGAGTCCTCCGACATCACCCTGATCTCCGGATCGCTGACGGGACTCGTCACGGCGATCGACCTGTCGCGCGCGACGATGCGAAACATCCGCCAGAACCTGGTGTTCGCGTTCGGGTACAACGCCATCGGCATCCCGATCGCCGCCGGCGTGCTCTACCCCGCGTTCGGACTGCTCCTGAGCCCCATGCTCGCAGCGCTCGCGATGGCGCTGTCGTCGCTGTCCGTCGTCGCGAACGCCAACCGCCTGCGCCGGTTCACCCCGCGCGCCCTGGCCGTCAGCACCACCAGCACACCGCACGCCGAACCAGCCGTCCACGTGACGGCCGAACACGAAGGGCACACCACCATGACCCCCAGCTCCCAGGCACCCGTGGTCGACCCGGTGTGCGGCATGACCGTCGATCCTGCGGAAGCGGCGGCCACCCGGCAGTGGCGGCAGCAGACGTTCTCCTTCTGCTCGACGCAGTGCGCAACCACCTTCGACGGCGAGCCTGCCGCCTACGCATCCTGA
- the lnt gene encoding apolipoprotein N-acyltransferase: MRWLGAAAAGGLITAAAFPDLGWWPAALVGVALLAAHREVESVRAVTARWFVWGLSFFLVHVSWAQQAAGAVAWFALATVESILVAAVGAAWAAARRARWVTSRTTVQAVVFASVWVAGEQLRAVWPFGGFPWGRLAFSQTDGPLLGLAWLGGAPLVSFAVALIAYLLTATLTAWRRGEVRTGVWLTALAAAAVLVGPAVPLDTSAQAGTLRVGVVQGNVPEPGTDGAARAWRVLTNHVEGTKSLATQPGAEPVDLVIWPENATDIDPRQDPRAAALVQEGAAAINAPILVGTDRDTPAGRYNDMVVWDPRRGPLTSYSKQQPAAFGEYVPLRALVRVFSPEVDRVSIDMIPGTKPGVLSVPAPRLHRDIPAATAICFEVAYDNLVRDAVVRGGQFIAVPTNNASFGRSPQSTQQLAMSRLRAVEHGRAVIQASTVGVSAVIAPDGTMNLRTSLFTAETLTAQIPLRTALSPADRARDAPVAVATVAALIAVGSGVVTSRRRRPPVHPSRPGTVALRLFWRSFSRPRWRLVVGHRHGVSVSS; this comes from the coding sequence GTGCGCTGGCTCGGGGCGGCCGCGGCCGGAGGGCTGATCACCGCGGCGGCCTTCCCTGATCTTGGCTGGTGGCCGGCAGCGCTCGTCGGGGTCGCGCTGCTTGCCGCGCACCGTGAGGTGGAGTCGGTGCGCGCGGTCACCGCAAGGTGGTTCGTCTGGGGCCTGAGCTTCTTCCTCGTCCACGTCTCCTGGGCCCAGCAGGCCGCCGGCGCAGTGGCATGGTTCGCCCTGGCCACTGTCGAGTCGATCCTCGTCGCCGCGGTGGGAGCAGCCTGGGCGGCGGCCAGGCGGGCGCGCTGGGTGACTAGCCGCACGACGGTCCAGGCTGTCGTCTTTGCGTCGGTCTGGGTGGCGGGGGAGCAGCTCCGCGCGGTCTGGCCATTCGGCGGCTTCCCCTGGGGCAGGCTGGCCTTCTCGCAGACCGATGGCCCGCTGCTGGGTCTGGCGTGGCTCGGCGGCGCGCCGTTGGTGTCCTTCGCCGTGGCGCTGATTGCGTACCTGCTGACCGCGACGCTGACAGCCTGGCGCCGGGGCGAGGTCCGCACGGGTGTCTGGCTGACGGCCCTGGCCGCGGCGGCGGTGCTGGTGGGACCGGCCGTGCCGCTGGACACGAGTGCGCAAGCCGGGACGCTGCGAGTCGGTGTCGTCCAGGGGAACGTGCCCGAACCAGGCACGGACGGGGCCGCCCGGGCCTGGCGAGTGCTCACCAACCACGTCGAGGGCACCAAGTCGTTGGCCACGCAGCCCGGAGCGGAGCCTGTCGACCTGGTGATCTGGCCCGAGAACGCCACCGACATCGACCCGCGTCAGGACCCGCGGGCTGCAGCACTGGTGCAAGAGGGGGCCGCGGCGATCAACGCCCCGATCCTGGTCGGCACAGACCGCGACACCCCCGCAGGGCGCTACAACGACATGGTCGTGTGGGATCCCCGGCGGGGGCCCCTGACGTCCTACTCCAAGCAGCAACCGGCTGCGTTCGGCGAGTACGTCCCCCTGCGCGCGTTGGTCCGCGTGTTCTCCCCCGAAGTGGACCGCGTCAGCATCGACATGATCCCTGGGACGAAGCCCGGGGTCCTGTCCGTTCCGGCCCCCCGCCTCCACCGCGACATCCCGGCCGCCACCGCGATCTGCTTCGAGGTCGCCTACGACAACCTCGTGCGTGATGCAGTGGTCCGAGGTGGGCAGTTCATCGCGGTGCCCACCAACAACGCCTCGTTCGGACGCAGCCCCCAGTCGACCCAGCAGCTCGCCATGTCCCGCCTGCGGGCGGTGGAGCACGGGCGCGCCGTCATCCAGGCGTCCACGGTGGGGGTGAGCGCCGTGATCGCTCCCGACGGCACGATGAACCTCCGGACGTCGCTGTTCACCGCGGAGACCCTCACTGCGCAGATCCCCTTACGCACCGCACTGTCACCAGCGGACCGCGCACGGGACGCCCCGGTGGCGGTGGCGACGGTCGCGGCACTGATCGCCGTCGGCTCGGGCGTGGTGACCAGCCGCCGACGCCGACCTCCCGTGCACCCGTCTCGGCCCGGGACTGTGGCTTTGCGACTTTTCTGGCGGTCCTTCTCTAGACCTAGATGGCGGCTCGTCGTCGGTCATCGTCACGGCGTTAGCGTCAGTTCGTGA
- a CDS encoding F510_1955 family glycosylhydrolase, with amino-acid sequence MQGLPSDHVHGVALNPADDKVYLATHDGLFRYDDTGPVRVGPVIDLMGFTVAGPDHFYASGHPGPGVDMPNPVGLIESTDAGETWSTLSREGQTDFHTLTASAAGVTGFDGTAVLNTTDGQTWTTLSPPVSPYSLAASPDGTTVLATSQSGPARSADGGRTWHVVPEAPLLQLTSFADDQTVAGVAPDGNVFLSTDAGATWDSRGTVGQAPEAVTARIQPDGRAEILVVSQGALLRSLDSGQTFTN; translated from the coding sequence GTGCAGGGCCTGCCCAGCGACCATGTGCACGGTGTCGCGTTAAACCCGGCCGACGACAAGGTCTACCTGGCTACTCACGATGGCCTGTTCCGCTACGACGACACCGGTCCCGTCCGGGTCGGTCCGGTCATCGACCTGATGGGCTTCACCGTGGCCGGCCCCGACCACTTCTACGCCTCAGGGCACCCCGGGCCCGGCGTGGACATGCCCAACCCCGTCGGACTGATCGAATCCACCGACGCCGGCGAGACATGGTCGACCCTCTCGCGCGAAGGACAGACCGACTTCCACACCCTCACAGCCTCCGCGGCCGGGGTCACGGGCTTCGACGGAACCGCGGTCCTGAACACCACCGACGGACAGACCTGGACGACCCTGTCACCCCCCGTGTCCCCCTACTCCCTCGCAGCCTCGCCCGACGGGACCACCGTGCTCGCCACGAGCCAGTCCGGGCCCGCACGCTCCGCGGACGGCGGCCGAACCTGGCACGTGGTGCCCGAAGCGCCGCTGCTGCAGCTCACCTCCTTCGCCGACGACCAGACTGTCGCCGGAGTCGCACCCGACGGCAACGTCTTCCTCAGCACCGACGCGGGAGCGACCTGGGACTCAAGGGGGACAGTCGGCCAGGCACCAGAAGCAGTCACCGCACGCATCCAGCCGGACGGCCGGGCCGAGATCCTCGTCGTCAGCCAAGGTGCGCTGCTCCGCTCCCTCGACAGTGGGCAGACCTTCACGAACTGA
- a CDS encoding cytochrome c biogenesis protein CcdA encodes MSGGFWQDLASTFQETAFSGPMLLAVPVATIAGVVSFASPCVIPLLPGYFAFVTGMSGASTGQRSRAVLLTGVALFVLGFSAVFVLLGVAFGSLGVAIRPWLSVVMPVMGALVVLMGLSFLGWIPGLQRERRLHLAPRQGLLGAPILGIVFGLGWAPCIGPTLATVLSLSLNEASALRGALLAAAYAAGLGIPFVLIALGAHRSTAAVTFLRHHRVAIMRIGGGMLVLIGVALMTGLWTAWTQSLQGLIGGFVTVI; translated from the coding sequence GTGAGCGGTGGGTTCTGGCAGGACCTGGCCAGCACGTTCCAGGAGACCGCCTTCTCCGGGCCGATGCTCTTGGCGGTCCCCGTGGCGACCATCGCCGGAGTCGTCTCGTTCGCCTCACCCTGCGTCATCCCGCTGCTGCCCGGGTACTTCGCCTTCGTCACCGGAATGAGCGGCGCCTCCACAGGCCAACGGTCCAGAGCCGTCCTACTGACCGGCGTCGCCCTGTTCGTCCTGGGCTTCTCCGCGGTCTTCGTCCTGCTCGGGGTCGCCTTCGGCTCCCTCGGCGTCGCGATACGGCCCTGGCTCTCGGTCGTCATGCCCGTCATGGGTGCCCTGGTCGTGCTCATGGGCCTGTCGTTCCTCGGGTGGATCCCCGGCCTACAACGCGAACGGCGCCTCCACCTCGCCCCCCGCCAGGGACTGCTCGGCGCACCCATCCTCGGCATCGTCTTCGGCCTCGGATGGGCGCCCTGCATCGGGCCCACCTTGGCCACCGTCCTGTCGTTGTCCCTGAACGAGGCCAGCGCCCTACGTGGCGCGCTCCTGGCCGCGGCCTACGCCGCCGGACTCGGCATCCCGTTCGTGTTGATCGCCCTAGGCGCGCACCGCTCCACCGCCGCGGTGACGTTCCTCCGTCACCACCGCGTCGCGATCATGCGGATCGGCGGGGGAATGCTGGTCCTGATCGGCGTCGCCCTGATGACCGGGCTGTGGACCGCATGGACCCAAAGCCTCCAAGGACTCATCGGAGGCTTCGTGACCGTCATCTGA
- a CDS encoding TlpA disulfide reductase family protein: MRVEEVPAGRRHTVRPTPGRARRTAVRGLLFGTIAAISLAGCTSAVTGGWTEDGTEAGYVSGDGTVAMWDAADRGEPVRLVGTDFAGADVDTGAWAGDVVVINTWYAACPPCRAEAPDLVAAATDYADEGVHFIGINGTDDAGAAQPFERNFQIPYPSIHDADGTAIAALQGRVPVEAVPTTVVLDRQARVMGRIIGRLDPTTLRELIDTALAETP, encoded by the coding sequence ATGAGAGTCGAGGAGGTGCCGGCGGGTCGGCGACACACGGTGCGCCCCACCCCCGGCAGGGCCCGCCGCACGGCGGTCCGGGGCCTGCTCTTCGGGACGATCGCCGCGATCTCCCTTGCCGGCTGCACGTCGGCGGTGACGGGGGGGTGGACGGAGGACGGCACCGAGGCCGGGTACGTCTCCGGGGATGGCACGGTGGCGATGTGGGATGCCGCGGATCGCGGGGAGCCCGTGCGCCTGGTCGGCACGGACTTCGCGGGCGCCGACGTGGACACCGGTGCATGGGCTGGTGACGTCGTGGTGATCAACACCTGGTACGCGGCCTGCCCACCGTGCCGGGCCGAGGCGCCCGACCTTGTCGCCGCCGCCACGGACTACGCCGACGAAGGAGTCCACTTCATCGGGATCAACGGGACCGACGACGCCGGCGCTGCGCAGCCGTTCGAACGCAACTTCCAGATCCCCTACCCCAGCATCCACGACGCCGACGGGACCGCGATCGCCGCGCTCCAGGGACGGGTGCCGGTCGAGGCCGTCCCGACGACCGTGGTGCTGGACCGGCAAGCCCGGGTAATGGGACGCATCATCGGGCGCCTGGACCCCACCACCCTGCGCGAGCTGATCGACACAGCACTGGCCGAGACGCCGTGA
- the lspA gene encoding signal peptidase II, with protein MTATTTSARQTGAGAPAGRRVAAGLGAALVAAVDLSAKAWAVTALQGDRVVPAGPVDLRLAYNPGVAFSVGAGAPTWLVLTVTALVTAAVAVVAWRTAAAPTRGRLAAFALVLGGAVANLVDRAGDGVVTDYLHSGWFPTFNLADTAIVTGAALLLLTALRRRAPDDREPSTAERSQEEWST; from the coding sequence ATGACCGCGACGACGACAAGCGCACGCCAGACCGGTGCGGGGGCCCCGGCGGGGCGCCGCGTCGCAGCAGGCCTGGGTGCCGCGCTGGTCGCCGCCGTCGACCTGAGCGCCAAGGCGTGGGCGGTGACAGCGCTGCAGGGCGACCGTGTCGTCCCGGCCGGCCCGGTCGATCTGCGGCTGGCCTACAACCCTGGGGTCGCCTTCTCCGTCGGGGCCGGCGCCCCGACCTGGCTCGTGCTCACCGTCACCGCCCTCGTCACGGCCGCGGTCGCCGTGGTCGCCTGGCGGACCGCCGCCGCCCCCACGCGAGGGCGACTGGCCGCCTTCGCCCTGGTCCTGGGCGGTGCCGTCGCGAACCTCGTGGACCGGGCCGGGGACGGCGTCGTCACGGACTACCTGCACAGCGGGTGGTTCCCGACCTTCAACCTCGCCGACACCGCCATCGTCACCGGCGCCGCCCTGCTGCTGCTGACCGCACTCCGCCGCCGTGCGCCCGACGATCGTGAGCCCAGTACAGCGGAACGCTCCCAAGAAGAGTGGTCAACATGA